A stretch of DNA from Cellulomonas xiejunii:
CGGCAAGCCGGAACCCGGTGAGAGCGCCGCACGGACGGCCGTGCGCGAGGCGTACGAGGAGGTCGGCGCCGTGCTCGACGAGGCGCGGCTGCACGCGATCGGCACGTTCCGCGCCGCGGCGGCGAACGAGGCGGGGCACGAGGTCCTCGGCACGGTCTTCGAGCACCCGTACACCGGCGCCCCGGCGGCGGCGGGCGAGATCGAGGAGCTGCGCTGGCTCGACCCGTCCGGCGACCTGCCCGACGACCTCGCTCCCCTGCTCGTCGGACACGTGCTGCCGGCCCTGGCCGGGACGACCCCGCCGGCCTGATCCGCGCGGACGGTCGCGACGGGTCCACCGACGTGCGCCAGGATGAGCCCGTGAGCGAGCCCCCCACCTTCACCGTCGCCGACCTCGAGGCCGAGCCCCGGCTCGACCTCCCGGCATTCACGCAGGACGACGCCGTGGACCTCGGCCTGCTGGCCGTCGCCGTGGCCCGCGAGCGCGGCGCGAACCTCGCGGTGCGCGTCGAGCTGAGCGGCCAGACGGTGTTCGTGGCCATGACCGGGTCGACGGGTGAGGGCAACGTGCCGTGGCTCGAGGGCAAGGCGCGGGTCGCGCACCGCTTCGGTGAGCCGTCGCTGCTGGTGCGACGGCGCCATGAGGCAGCGGGCACGCCGTTCGAGCAGCGTGCCGACGTCGACCACGACCTGCTCAGGGCGCACGGCGGCGCGGTCCCGCTGCGTGTCGACGGCGAGGTCGTGGGCACGCTGACGACCTCGGGCGAGCCGGACGTCGTCGACCACGCCGTGGCAGCGGAGGCCGTGCGCCGCTACCTGGCGACACGCACCGGCTGACGCGTCGCTCACGAGGCCTCGCCGACGCCGACGGTTGGGCGAGGACCGGAGCCGTGCGGCTGGTCCGTCCTTTCGGGCACGGGGCGTCGAGACATCTGGGAGCCTGACCGCGGATCCGGAGCCATCCAGAAAGAGTGACAGCGGCGCCGCTTATCCATCTTTAGCGGGGATCCAGCGATAGGCTCACGCCGTGGACACGGATCACGCTGCACGGCAGGACCGCTGGCCCGCGCTCGGTTGGGAGCAGCGGCCGTGGCGGTCGACGGTGGCTCGGGACCTGCTGTCCCGCTCGCAGCGCGACGAGATGTCGCAGCCGTACCGCGCGGCGGTGCCCCCTGCGGTCGCCGACCTCGACGTGCGCCTGCCCCGCAGCACGGCAGCCGCAGCCGAGGAGGCGTCCGTGCTGGTCCGTGACTTCGACGCGGAGGTCGGCGCCGACATCGCGCCGTTCGCCGCCATCCTGCTGCGCTCGGAGTCGGCGTCGTCGTCCCAGATCGAGAACCTCACGTCAGGGGCCCGGCAGATCGCTCTCGCCGAGCTCGGGGAGGACGCGAGGCGGAACGCCACCGAGGTCGTGGGCAACGTCCACGCGATGCAAGCCGCAGTGGCGATGTCCGAGCGCGTGGATGCCGCGTCGGTGCTCG
This window harbors:
- a CDS encoding heme-degrading domain-containing protein gives rise to the protein MSEPPTFTVADLEAEPRLDLPAFTQDDAVDLGLLAVAVARERGANLAVRVELSGQTVFVAMTGSTGEGNVPWLEGKARVAHRFGEPSLLVRRRHEAAGTPFEQRADVDHDLLRAHGGAVPLRVDGEVVGTLTTSGEPDVVDHAVAAEAVRRYLATRTG
- a CDS encoding NUDIX hydrolase, whose protein sequence is MPTVPVIRVSAVVLRRPTGEVLTVRKRGTQRFMLPGGKPEPGESAARTAVREAYEEVGAVLDEARLHAIGTFRAAAANEAGHEVLGTVFEHPYTGAPAAAGEIEELRWLDPSGDLPDDLAPLLVGHVLPALAGTTPPA